Proteins from a genomic interval of Salmo salar chromosome ssa14, Ssal_v3.1, whole genome shotgun sequence:
- the LOC106570467 gene encoding pyruvate dehydrogenase (acetyl-transferring) kinase isozyme 2, mitochondrial isoform X3, producing the protein MKEIDFLPDKLLSTPSLQLLQSWYATSLMEVVGFLEKEPDDKNILKKFTETLVNIRNRHNNVVPTMAQGVVEYKDAFGSDPVTNQNVQYFLDRFYMSRISTRMIMNQHSLIFDGSANPAHPKHIGTIDPDCDVTEVVKDAFDSSKMLCEQYYLTSPEIDITQVNVKGPDQPLRIVYVPSHLYHMLFELFKNAMRATVETHEMALHLPPVKVRVSLGSEDLTIKISDRGGGVPLRKIERLFSYMYSTAPSPVDIDNSRNAPLAGFGYGLPISRLYAKYFQGDLQLYSMEGYGTSAVIYLKALSSESVERLPVYNQSAIRHYQTSNEADDWCMPSKDPKKLGKYERRS; encoded by the exons GTATGCAACAAGTCTGATGGAGGTAGTGGGCTTCCTGGAGAAAGAGCCCGATGACAAAAATATCCTGAAGAA GTTCACTGAGACGCTGGTGAACATCAGGAACCGCCACAAcaatgtggttcccaccatggcACAGGGAGTGGTGGAGTACAAGGATGCCTTTGGCTCCGACCCTGTGACCAATCAGAACGTCCAGTACTTCTTGGATCGCTTCTACATGAGCCGCATCTCCACACGCATGATCATGAACCAGCACT CTCTCATCTTTGATGGAAGCGCCAACCCCGCCCATCCCAAGCACATTGGCACCATCGACCCTGACTGCGACGTGACGGAGGTGGTAAAAG ATGCCTTTGATAGCTCCAAGATGCTCTGTGAACAGTACTACCTGACTTCACCAGAGATTGACATCACACAAGTCAACG TCAAAGGTCCTGACCAGCCTCTTCGTATTGTCTATGTGCCTTCCCATCTCTACCACATGCTGTTTGAGCTCTTCAAG AACGCCATGAGAGCAACAGTTGAGACTCATGAAATGGCCCTGCATCTCCCGCCGGTCAAAGTCCGAGTCTCACTGGGCAGTGAGGACCTAACAATCAAG ATATCAGATCGAGGAGGTGGAGTTCCCCTGAGGAAGATAGAGCGTTTGTTCAGTTACATGTACTCCACCGCCCCCAGCCCCGTCGATATTGACAACAGCCGCAATGCACCACTG GCTGGTTTCGGCTACGGTCTTCCCATCTCCCGTCTCTATGCCAAGTACTTCCAGGGAGACCTGCAGCTCTACTCCATGGAGGGATATGGGACGTCAGCTGTCATCTACCTGAAG GCCTTGTCCTCAGAGTCTGTGGAAAGACTTCCTGTTTACAACCAGTCAGCCATAAGGCATTACCAGACAAGCAATGAGGCAGATGACTGGTGCATGCCCAGCAAGGATCCCAAGAAGCTGGGGAAGTATGAGAGGAGAAGTTaa